Proteins from a genomic interval of Candidatus Rubidus massiliensis:
- the fabZ_1 gene encoding 3-hydroxyacyl-[acyl-carrier-protein] dehydratase FabZ, translating into MSSTRRTNLKSLDVIQITKIIPHRYPFLLVDKIIDLDFENKKIIGQKNVTINEPFFQGHFPEIPLMPGVLVLEALAQVGGLLLEILVSGSETKLPVLLNINQAKFRLPVKPGDVLMLHCEALHHSSKGGKVEAKALVDNKVVVEASIAFCFVEKKAISE; encoded by the coding sequence ATGAGCTCAACTCGTCGAACTAATCTAAAGTCTTTAGATGTGATTCAAATTACAAAAATTATCCCTCATCGTTATCCTTTTTTGCTAGTTGATAAAATCATTGATTTAGATTTTGAAAATAAAAAAATCATTGGGCAAAAAAATGTCACGATTAATGAGCCTTTTTTTCAAGGACATTTTCCTGAAATTCCTTTGATGCCGGGCGTTTTAGTTTTAGAAGCCTTAGCACAAGTGGGAGGGCTTTTATTAGAAATTTTAGTCAGTGGAAGTGAAACAAAACTTCCTGTTTTGCTAAATATAAATCAAGCTAAATTTAGACTTCCTGTAAAACCAGGTGATGTATTAATGCTTCATTGTGAAGCATTGCACCATAGTTCTAAAGGGGGAAAGGTAGAAGCTAAGGCTTTAGTAGACAATAAAGTTGTTGTAGAAGCTTCTATAGCGTTTTGCTTTGTAGAAAAAAAAGCCATTTCAGAATAA
- the lpxA gene encoding Acyl-[acyl-carrier-protein]--UDP-N-acetylglucosamine O-acyltransferase, with translation MTKNNIHSTAIIEPGAEIGEDVIIEPYAVIKENVKIKNRVTIKSHVYIDGHTTIDEGSVIYPYASIGTKTQDLKYRGEKTYVNIGKNTNIREFVSINSSCGEDTSVDVGDNCLIMAYCHIAHNCSVGNHVIMSNNATLAGHVTVEDYAIIGGFTPLHQYVRIGRNAMVGGMSRVPKDVPPFTIGGGIPFRLAGLNLIGLKRAGFPLSTRQLLTRAFKILFRSDFSIKEALEIIENDLEPTPEILHFVNFCKNTRRGLMGIGEDREMETIEQKEEQLVGR, from the coding sequence ATGACAAAAAATAATATTCATTCTACAGCTATAATAGAACCTGGTGCTGAAATAGGTGAAGACGTAATTATTGAACCGTATGCGGTTATCAAAGAAAACGTTAAAATTAAAAATAGAGTAACCATCAAATCCCATGTTTATATAGATGGGCATACGACTATTGATGAAGGATCAGTCATTTATCCTTACGCTAGCATTGGAACGAAAACACAAGATTTAAAATATAGAGGTGAAAAAACCTATGTAAATATAGGTAAGAACACAAATATACGTGAATTTGTTTCGATAAATTCTTCTTGTGGAGAGGATACTTCTGTCGATGTGGGGGATAATTGTTTAATCATGGCCTATTGCCACATTGCTCATAATTGCAGCGTTGGTAATCACGTTATTATGAGTAATAACGCAACTTTAGCCGGACACGTGACTGTAGAAGATTACGCTATCATCGGAGGTTTTACCCCTTTACACCAATATGTTCGCATTGGAAGAAATGCAATGGTTGGTGGGATGAGCCGCGTACCAAAAGATGTTCCTCCTTTTACAATTGGTGGCGGTATTCCTTTTAGATTAGCCGGTTTAAATTTAATTGGTCTTAAACGGGCGGGTTTTCCTTTATCTACGAGACAACTACTAACAAGGGCTTTTAAAATTCTTTTCCGTTCCGATTTTTCAATAAAAGAAGCGCTAGAAATCATTGAAAACGATTTAGAACCAACCCCTGAAATCCTTCATTTTGTAAACTTTTGTAAAAATACAAGACGTGGTCTTATGGGTATTGGTGAAGATAGAGAAATGGAAACGATTGAACAAAAAGAAGAGCAATTAGTAGGTAGATAA
- the fmt gene encoding Methionyl-tRNA formyltransferase yields the protein MKIVFFGTPEFASTILQHLLREGREVVAVITRPDKPKGRSGSLISTPVKLTAQMQTPPIPVYQPEKVSSVDFAETLKSFNADIFVVVAYGEILKQHVLDTPKLGCINIHASLLPKYRGAAPIQQSIIHGEQETGITIMHMVKKMDAGDMIYQSPVSITPNMTYGELEKKLCEEGCRSISHVLNLFEKGDVKSVPQNEELVTFAPKIELEDCEIDWNKSAQELHNLIRGVNPFPGAWCYCQIKNSSKKIKIYKTIVKDQQGSPGSILATNKDGMVVACGKQALLIQELQLEGKKRMSGYEFSLGNPELIFNKTIA from the coding sequence TTGAAAATCGTATTTTTTGGTACACCTGAATTTGCTTCTACCATCTTGCAGCATTTACTGCGTGAAGGGCGCGAGGTGGTAGCGGTCATTACAAGACCTGATAAGCCAAAGGGTCGCTCAGGTTCATTGATATCAACCCCTGTAAAATTAACAGCGCAAATGCAAACGCCTCCAATTCCGGTTTATCAACCTGAAAAAGTTTCATCTGTAGATTTTGCTGAAACTTTAAAAAGCTTTAATGCCGATATTTTTGTAGTTGTGGCTTATGGAGAAATCTTAAAACAACATGTTTTAGATACTCCCAAACTTGGTTGTATAAATATCCACGCCAGTTTACTTCCTAAATATAGGGGTGCAGCGCCTATTCAGCAGTCCATTATCCACGGGGAACAAGAGACTGGTATCACCATTATGCATATGGTAAAAAAGATGGATGCGGGCGATATGATCTACCAAAGCCCTGTAAGCATAACACCCAATATGACCTACGGCGAATTAGAAAAAAAACTTTGTGAGGAAGGCTGCCGTTCAATTAGTCATGTGTTAAACCTTTTTGAAAAAGGTGACGTGAAAAGCGTACCACAAAATGAAGAATTGGTAACCTTTGCACCAAAAATTGAGTTAGAAGATTGTGAAATAGACTGGAATAAATCAGCGCAAGAGCTTCACAATTTAATTAGAGGGGTAAATCCTTTTCCTGGAGCTTGGTGTTATTGCCAAATTAAGAATTCCAGCAAAAAAATAAAAATATATAAAACAATTGTAAAAGATCAACAAGGTTCCCCCGGTTCTATTTTAGCAACAAATAAGGATGGAATGGTGGTTGCTTGCGGCAAGCAAGCTTTGCTCATTCAAGAGCTGCAGTTGGAAGGAAAAAAACGGATGTCGGGCTACGAATTTAGCCTTGGTAACCCTGAACTTATTTTTAATAAAACTATCGCCTAA